The genome window CAGCTAGATCCAACAATTGAAGAAATTGCCGATATCAAAACAGCGGTTTCTGAAGCAGTTACAAATGCTATCATTCATGGCTATGAAGATGATAAGGGAATAGTACAAATAAAATGCAACATAATTAAGAACAGGATTGAAATAGAGATATCAGACGAGGGAAGAGGAATTTTAAATATAAATGAAGCAAGAGAACCTCTATATACTTCCAAACCAGAACTTGAGCGCTCCGGAATGGGTTTTACGAT of Irregularibacter muris contains these proteins:
- the spoIIAB gene encoding anti-sigma F factor, translated to MEFRNEMKVEFISKSQNEAFARVVVSAFIAQLDPTIEEIADIKTAVSEAVTNAIIHGYEDDKGIVQIKCNIIKNRIEIEISDEGRGILNINEAREPLYTSKPELERSGMGFTIMESFMDEIEIYSEVGQGTRIKMIKELKSVG